From Novosphingobium resinovorum, the proteins below share one genomic window:
- a CDS encoding XrtA system polysaccharide chain length determinant encodes MDSLYEELLAGLHSIWHRRWIALAVAWAVCLAGWLVVALIPNSYESHARIFIQLDDALAEQVGIGVADKKRDIERIRQTLTSAVNLEKVVRATRLGDTIENPKAMEAAVLKLGKNVKVVSQEDNLFEITATANDSSFSDAENAKLAQSVAQKLIDIFREENLSGNRGDMVETLEFVNQQLRARERELESAESKRTAFEAQHPEMALGGAAVAQRLESARSTLRDIDADLSAAQSASAAIDGQLAGTPRTIAGGAADGGAQSSLARAQADLAAMRARGLTENHPDVIAAKNQVAALRAPAAQEAASGGGTINPAYSSLQSIRAERQASVQALQSRKAATQSDIASLTASAISDPELATQAQRINRDYDVLRQQYDKLLQDREELRLRGEVKTEREAVKFQVVDPPTSPRTPVAPNRPVLLLGVLIVGFAGGCAGAFALSRVRSVFATTAGLEKATGLPVLGAISHSLTDRARALRAKRLKYFYAGTAALCGLFVVLLAAEFIQRGMVA; translated from the coding sequence ATGGATTCGCTCTACGAAGAACTGCTCGCCGGGCTGCACAGCATCTGGCATCGCCGCTGGATCGCGCTGGCTGTGGCCTGGGCGGTCTGCCTTGCGGGCTGGCTGGTCGTGGCACTGATCCCGAACAGCTACGAATCGCACGCGCGCATCTTCATCCAGCTGGATGATGCGTTGGCCGAGCAGGTCGGCATTGGCGTGGCCGACAAGAAGCGTGATATCGAGCGTATTCGTCAGACCCTGACCAGCGCCGTGAATCTCGAGAAGGTCGTGCGCGCCACGCGCCTCGGCGACACCATCGAGAACCCCAAGGCGATGGAAGCGGCGGTCCTCAAGCTGGGCAAGAACGTCAAGGTGGTGAGCCAGGAGGACAACCTCTTCGAGATCACCGCGACCGCCAACGACAGCTCCTTCTCCGATGCCGAGAACGCCAAGCTGGCGCAGAGCGTCGCGCAGAAGCTGATCGATATCTTTCGTGAGGAAAACCTCTCCGGCAATCGCGGCGACATGGTCGAGACGCTGGAGTTCGTGAACCAGCAGCTGCGCGCGCGTGAGCGTGAGCTGGAATCGGCCGAGAGCAAGCGCACCGCCTTCGAGGCGCAGCACCCGGAAATGGCGCTTGGCGGCGCCGCCGTGGCGCAGCGTCTGGAGAGCGCGCGTTCGACGCTGCGCGATATCGATGCCGACCTTTCGGCGGCGCAGAGCGCTTCGGCAGCGATCGACGGGCAGCTTGCGGGCACGCCGCGCACGATCGCGGGTGGTGCGGCCGATGGCGGGGCGCAGTCCTCGCTGGCGCGCGCACAGGCCGATCTCGCGGCGATGCGGGCACGCGGGCTCACCGAGAATCACCCCGACGTGATCGCGGCCAAGAACCAGGTTGCGGCCTTGCGCGCTCCGGCGGCGCAGGAAGCGGCTAGCGGCGGCGGCACGATCAATCCGGCCTATTCCTCGCTCCAGTCGATTCGCGCCGAACGGCAGGCGAGCGTCCAGGCGCTGCAGTCGCGCAAGGCCGCGACGCAGTCCGACATCGCCTCGCTGACCGCGTCCGCGATCTCCGATCCCGAACTTGCTACTCAGGCCCAGCGTATCAACCGCGATTACGACGTGCTTCGCCAGCAGTACGACAAGCTCCTGCAGGACCGCGAGGAACTGCGCTTGCGCGGCGAAGTGAAGACCGAGCGCGAAGCGGTGAAGTTCCAGGTCGTCGATCCGCCGACGAGCCCGCGTACGCCCGTCGCGCCGAATCGTCCGGTCTTGCTGCTGGGCGTGCTGATCGTGGGCTTCGCGGGTGGATGCGCCGGCGCCTTTGCCTTGAGCCGGGTGCGTTCGGTCTTCGCCACCACTGCGGGGCTGGAGAAGGCGACCGGCCTGCCGGTGCTGGGCGCGATCTCGCACAGCCTGACCGATCGTGCACGGGCGCTGAGGGCCAAGCGTCTCAAGTATTTCTATGCCGGGACCGCCGCGCTTTGCGGACTGTTCGTGGTGCTGCTCGCCGCCGAGTTCATCCAGCGCGGCATGGTGGCGTGA
- a CDS encoding XrtA/PEP-CTERM system exopolysaccharide export protein, protein MPHLPARLLAATALASVALTGCAGSGGPARELPPASFVAMQEGPGEEYVIGPLDQLTVFVWRNPELGAKVQVRPDGRITTPLITDMPAVGKTPSMLAEDLRLQLSQYIEDPLVSVIVDGFSGTFSQQIRIVGATEKPASIPYRANMTVLDAMIAVGGLSEYASGNSARLIRFDKTAGKQQEYKLRLGDLLKKGDSKANVMLSPGDVIIIPESMF, encoded by the coding sequence ATGCCGCATCTCCCAGCCCGACTTCTGGCCGCTACCGCGCTTGCCAGCGTCGCCCTGACCGGATGTGCGGGGTCCGGCGGCCCGGCTCGGGAACTGCCGCCTGCGTCCTTTGTGGCGATGCAGGAAGGGCCGGGCGAGGAATACGTCATTGGCCCGCTTGATCAGCTGACCGTCTTTGTTTGGCGCAATCCGGAACTTGGCGCGAAAGTGCAGGTCCGTCCTGACGGGCGCATCACCACGCCGCTGATCACCGACATGCCCGCCGTGGGCAAGACGCCCTCGATGCTGGCCGAAGATCTGCGGCTGCAGCTCTCGCAATATATTGAGGACCCGCTGGTTTCGGTCATCGTCGATGGGTTCTCTGGCACCTTCAGCCAGCAGATCCGCATCGTCGGCGCGACCGAGAAGCCTGCGTCGATCCCGTATCGAGCGAACATGACCGTGCTCGACGCGATGATCGCGGTGGGGGGCCTCTCCGAATATGCCTCGGGCAATAGCGCGCGCCTGATCCGGTTCGACAAGACGGCGGGCAAGCAGCAGGAATACAAGCTGCGGCTCGGCGACCTGCTCAAGAAGGGCGACAGCAAGGCCAACGTCATGCTGTCTCCCGGTGACGTGATCATCATCCCGGAAAGCATGTTCTAA
- a CDS encoding pyridoxal-dependent decarboxylase, exosortase A system-associated, whose translation MKALGPIPAGYGGIDGILAVGGRPVTHWAEEAGATPLFLYDADLIRRRVTQLRSAIPDRVALHYAVKANPFPPLLALMAGLVDGFDIASGGELEIVRDAGLPLREVSFAGPGKRDAELEAAIRSGVTLNLESEGEAARAFAIGDRLGIVPRLAIRVNPDFDLKGSGMKMGGGAKPFGVDAERVPALVREVVASGAEWRGFHIFAGSQALDAEAIAETQGQALELAARLAEESKTVLPHCNLGGGLGIPYFPGDTPLDLPLLGERLAARLEGLPDVLRGAQFCIELGRYLVGEAGVYIARIVDRKISHGEVFLVTDGGLHHQLAASGNFGTVVRRNYPSAIATRFGAEVEEEASIVGCLCTPLDKLADKGGFPRADVGDLIAVFCAGAYGASASPASFLGQGPAKEMLV comes from the coding sequence ATGAAGGCGCTTGGACCGATCCCGGCCGGCTATGGCGGCATTGATGGTATCCTTGCCGTCGGTGGTCGGCCTGTTACGCATTGGGCCGAAGAGGCTGGGGCCACACCGCTGTTTCTCTACGATGCCGACTTGATCCGTCGGCGCGTGACGCAGCTGCGGTCCGCAATCCCGGATCGGGTGGCGCTGCACTATGCAGTGAAGGCCAATCCCTTTCCCCCGCTTCTGGCGCTCATGGCGGGGCTGGTCGACGGCTTTGACATCGCATCCGGCGGTGAACTCGAGATCGTCCGCGATGCGGGCCTGCCCTTGCGCGAGGTCAGCTTCGCCGGGCCGGGTAAGCGCGATGCCGAACTGGAAGCCGCGATTCGCAGCGGCGTGACGCTCAATCTGGAATCCGAGGGTGAAGCGGCCCGCGCCTTTGCCATCGGTGACAGGCTGGGCATCGTCCCGCGCCTTGCTATTCGCGTGAACCCGGATTTCGACCTGAAGGGATCGGGGATGAAGATGGGCGGCGGCGCCAAGCCTTTCGGGGTCGATGCCGAACGGGTTCCGGCTCTGGTGCGCGAAGTCGTTGCCAGCGGCGCCGAATGGCGCGGCTTCCATATTTTCGCAGGCAGCCAGGCGCTCGATGCCGAGGCGATCGCCGAGACGCAGGGACAGGCGCTGGAACTTGCCGCACGACTGGCCGAGGAGAGCAAGACGGTGTTGCCGCATTGCAATCTGGGTGGTGGGCTGGGGATTCCCTATTTCCCGGGAGACACGCCGCTAGACCTTCCGCTTCTTGGCGAACGGCTTGCCGCCAGGCTCGAAGGTCTGCCGGACGTGCTGCGCGGTGCGCAGTTCTGCATCGAACTGGGGCGTTATCTGGTCGGCGAGGCGGGCGTCTACATTGCGCGCATCGTCGATCGCAAGATCAGCCACGGCGAAGTCTTTCTCGTCACCGATGGCGGGTTGCATCACCAGCTTGCGGCTTCCGGCAACTTCGGAACCGTGGTGCGGCGCAATTATCCTTCGGCGATCGCCACTCGTTTCGGCGCCGAGGTGGAGGAAGAAGCCTCCATCGTCGGATGCCTCTGCACGCCGCTGGACAAGCTGGCCGACAAAGGCGGCTTTCCCCGCGCCGACGTTGGCGACCTGATCGCCGTGTTCTGCGCCGGAGCTTACGGTGCCAGCGCCAGCCCCGCGAGCTTCCTCGGGCAAGGTCCGGCAAAGGAAATGCTGGTCTGA
- a CDS encoding acyl-CoA ligase (AMP-forming), exosortase A system-associated, protein MSGPPMLGETPYSAENPVLPLDHLVLRGADADDALVLREGVLSWKDLRTRVSRLAAWLAREVPERGARVATWATKGELTCLMPLAAARAGLVHVPVNPLLKHAQVAHILSDSGAVLLIATPARLKTLEAGDVPADCRELGEADALAVAAELAGEMLPSQADPDDLAAILYTSGSTGRPKGVMLSHANMWLGAESVAYYLGMVRDDRTLAVLPLSFDYGQNQLLSTWYAGGCVVPLDYLMPRDLVKAVERHAITTLAAVPPLWVQVTEMEWPPETAARLRRLTNSGGALTVDLVRRLRALFPQARLFPMYGLTEAFRSTYLDPDLVDTHPTSMGKAIPHAEILIINELGDVSQDGEEGELVHCGPLVAQGYWRDPVRTAERYKPAPAASRYGGIAVWSGDRAKREADGLLYFVGRRDAMIKSAGNRISPQEVEEAALATGLVAEAVALGLPDERLGQTVHLVVRASAGSSDAIEELPRKLMQELPNFMQPKVIHWRDSMPTGPNGKLDRTGLAAEIARETAA, encoded by the coding sequence ATGTCCGGCCCACCCATGCTCGGCGAAACGCCTTACAGCGCCGAAAATCCGGTCTTGCCGCTCGACCACCTCGTGCTGAGAGGCGCCGATGCGGATGATGCGCTGGTGCTGCGCGAAGGCGTTCTTAGCTGGAAGGACTTAAGAACGCGTGTCTCCCGTCTGGCCGCCTGGCTGGCCCGCGAAGTCCCCGAGCGGGGCGCGCGGGTGGCGACGTGGGCGACGAAGGGCGAACTCACGTGCCTGATGCCTCTGGCGGCGGCACGGGCGGGACTGGTGCATGTGCCGGTCAATCCGCTGCTCAAGCACGCTCAGGTCGCGCATATCCTGTCGGACAGCGGCGCTGTGCTGCTGATCGCAACGCCGGCCCGGCTCAAGACGCTGGAGGCTGGCGACGTGCCGGCCGATTGCCGGGAACTGGGCGAGGCGGACGCGCTGGCGGTGGCTGCCGAACTGGCCGGCGAGATGCTTCCCTCACAGGCCGATCCCGACGATCTGGCGGCGATTCTCTACACCAGCGGGTCCACGGGGCGCCCCAAGGGCGTCATGCTCAGCCATGCGAACATGTGGCTCGGTGCAGAGAGCGTCGCCTATTATCTCGGCATGGTGCGGGACGACCGGACGCTGGCAGTTCTGCCGCTGTCGTTCGACTACGGGCAGAACCAGCTGCTTTCGACATGGTACGCCGGTGGCTGCGTGGTGCCGCTCGACTACCTGATGCCGCGCGATCTGGTGAAGGCGGTAGAGCGCCACGCGATCACCACGCTGGCCGCGGTCCCGCCCTTGTGGGTGCAGGTCACGGAGATGGAATGGCCGCCCGAGACGGCGGCGCGTCTGCGACGGCTGACCAACAGCGGCGGCGCATTGACCGTCGATCTCGTTCGCCGGTTGCGGGCGCTGTTCCCTCAGGCGCGGCTCTTCCCGATGTATGGGCTGACGGAAGCGTTTCGATCGACTTACCTCGATCCCGATCTCGTCGACACGCACCCGACATCGATGGGCAAGGCCATTCCTCACGCAGAGATACTCATTATCAATGAGTTGGGTGACGTTTCTCAGGATGGAGAAGAAGGCGAGCTGGTCCACTGCGGACCTTTGGTGGCGCAAGGCTACTGGCGGGATCCCGTCCGTACGGCCGAGCGCTACAAGCCTGCTCCTGCCGCGTCGCGTTATGGCGGAATCGCCGTCTGGTCAGGCGACCGGGCGAAGCGCGAGGCTGACGGCCTGCTCTACTTCGTCGGGCGCCGCGACGCGATGATCAAGAGCGCGGGCAATCGCATCTCCCCTCAGGAAGTCGAGGAAGCTGCACTTGCGACCGGTCTAGTGGCCGAGGCGGTTGCGCTGGGCCTTCCGGATGAACGTCTGGGGCAGACGGTGCACCTCGTCGTGCGGGCATCGGCCGGATCTTCAGATGCAATTGAAGAACTACCCCGTAAACTCATGCAGGAACTGCCAAATTTCATGCAACCAAAAGTGATCCATTGGCGTGATTCGATGCCGACCGGTCCCAATGGCAAGCTCGATCGAACGGGGCTGGCTGCCGAGATCGCCCGGGAAACAGCGGCATGA
- a CDS encoding GNAT family N-acetyltransferase, with protein sequence MASLQIDYHSDLKEVQSDEALARLLSDAEQRAPFDRLAWWQGLAEHCGMAPLIAVARSSRGTAVLPLSASSGHLSALSNWYTFRFRPILDGDAPLRDLARDLARRSHRVTLHGLPDEDQTASTLAAAFGAAGWLVRREVCDTNRILPVAGRGFEDYLATRPGKLRTTLKRKTGKVVARILTRFDAEAWSQYEAIYAESWKPEEGSPAFLRAFAEAEGAAGRLRLALAHSADNPDSPAIAAQMWTVEGGTAFIHKLAHREAAKPLSPGSVLTAALMRHVIEIDRVELVDFGTGDDPYKQDWMDTQRPRFRLDMFRPWNPRNWPALGRIGLRSLAASAKRG encoded by the coding sequence GTGGCAAGTTTGCAGATCGACTATCACTCCGATCTTAAGGAAGTGCAATCGGATGAGGCGCTTGCACGGCTGCTCTCCGACGCGGAGCAACGCGCGCCCTTCGACCGCCTCGCATGGTGGCAGGGTCTTGCCGAGCATTGCGGCATGGCGCCTCTGATCGCGGTGGCGCGGTCTTCCCGGGGCACGGCGGTCCTTCCGCTTTCCGCGAGTTCGGGGCACTTGTCCGCCCTGAGCAACTGGTACACCTTCCGGTTCCGTCCCATTCTCGACGGAGACGCGCCGCTTCGCGACCTCGCCCGAGACCTCGCGCGGCGCTCTCATCGCGTGACGCTGCACGGACTTCCCGATGAAGATCAGACGGCTTCGACGCTCGCCGCCGCTTTCGGCGCGGCGGGATGGCTCGTCCGGCGCGAAGTCTGCGACACCAACCGCATATTGCCGGTCGCAGGGCGCGGCTTCGAGGACTACCTCGCGACCCGCCCGGGAAAGCTGCGCACGACGCTGAAGCGCAAGACCGGCAAGGTCGTGGCCCGCATCCTGACCCGGTTCGACGCCGAAGCCTGGAGCCAGTACGAGGCGATCTACGCCGAAAGCTGGAAGCCCGAGGAAGGCTCACCCGCCTTCCTGCGCGCCTTTGCCGAAGCGGAAGGCGCAGCGGGCCGCCTGCGCCTTGCCCTCGCCCATTCCGCCGACAATCCTGACAGCCCCGCCATCGCTGCCCAGATGTGGACGGTGGAGGGCGGCACTGCCTTCATCCACAAGCTCGCCCATCGCGAGGCCGCGAAGCCGCTGTCCCCCGGCTCGGTGCTGACCGCCGCACTGATGCGCCACGTCATCGAGATCGACCGCGTGGAGCTTGTCGACTTCGGCACCGGCGACGATCCCTACAAGCAGGATTGGATGGACACGCAGCGCCCACGCTTCCGGCTCGACATGTTCCGCCCCTGGAATCCCCGCAACTGGCCTGCTCTTGGCAGGATCGGCCTGCGATCACTTGCCGCAAGTGCGAAGCGCGGCTAG
- a CDS encoding phosphopantetheine-binding protein, with translation MPDQNDLLLRRILTDVLGLKPGQADTFDADTGLFGHLPELDSMAVAGLLTELEDRLDIIIEDDEIEGEMLETYGALLTFVEAKRGS, from the coding sequence ATGCCAGACCAAAACGACCTGCTGCTGCGCCGGATACTGACGGATGTGCTCGGGCTGAAGCCGGGTCAGGCCGATACGTTCGATGCCGACACGGGGCTGTTCGGGCATCTTCCCGAACTCGATTCGATGGCCGTCGCCGGTCTCCTGACCGAGTTGGAAGACCGCCTCGACATCATCATCGAGGATGACGAGATCGAAGGCGAGATGCTGGAAACCTACGGCGCGCTACTCACCTTCGTAGAGGCGAAGCGCGGCTCCTGA
- a CDS encoding hydrolase 1, exosortase A system-associated — protein MTRRHFTFDCAGDRLVATLDDAAGATALLLVSGGNEIRAGAWNGQAHFAARIAAHGFPVLRFDRRGVGDSEGENRGFRASAVDIAAALEALRTRAPQVRRVIGLGNCDAASALMLARGAGLDGLALSNPWTIETDEEDAPAEVVRDHYRRRLADPAAIGRLLTGKVSLIKLARSLASAARPTPAAPTGLAAEISQGIADFTGPVRFLIAGRDRTGLAFLSRWDKADGRIRTCPGASHSYVEADAQDWLLGQVLEMLRT, from the coding sequence GTGACGCGGCGGCACTTCACATTCGACTGCGCCGGGGACCGGCTCGTTGCCACGCTTGACGATGCTGCGGGTGCGACCGCGCTTCTGCTGGTGTCGGGCGGCAACGAGATCCGTGCAGGGGCATGGAACGGTCAGGCTCACTTTGCCGCGCGGATCGCTGCGCACGGATTTCCGGTCCTGCGCTTCGACCGCCGGGGTGTGGGCGACAGTGAGGGCGAGAACCGAGGATTTCGGGCGAGCGCTGTCGACATTGCCGCCGCGCTGGAGGCCCTTCGCACCCGGGCTCCGCAGGTACGGCGCGTCATCGGCCTAGGTAACTGCGATGCCGCCAGCGCGCTCATGCTCGCTCGCGGCGCGGGGCTGGACGGTCTGGCCCTCTCCAATCCCTGGACCATCGAGACCGACGAAGAGGACGCGCCCGCCGAAGTGGTCCGCGATCACTACCGGCGGCGCCTTGCCGACCCGGCAGCGATCGGTCGCCTGCTGACGGGCAAGGTTTCGCTGATCAAACTGGCCCGCAGCCTGGCTTCCGCCGCGCGGCCCACGCCTGCTGCGCCGACCGGCCTTGCCGCTGAAATATCGCAAGGGATCGCGGATTTTACAGGCCCCGTCCGCTTCCTGATCGCCGGGCGCGACCGCACCGGCCTCGCCTTTCTCTCGCGATGGGACAAGGCTGACGGGCGCATACGAACTTGCCCCGGGGCCAGCCACAGCTACGTCGAAGCGGATGCGCAGGACTGGCTGCTTGGCCAGGTCCTGGAAATGCTGCGAACCTGA
- a CDS encoding MerR family transcriptional regulator, which produces MDVSGLGAPAEVTLFDESPLFDDGKEPQALRTIGEVAKALAIRPHVLRYWEEQFASLQPIKRSGNRRYYRPEDVALIRDIDRLVHREGYTLRGAAKAIAEKSPFEVKGNPSLAVVKPEGVPTGDWYGRLSAIREGLAEALARA; this is translated from the coding sequence ATGGACGTTTCAGGACTCGGCGCGCCCGCAGAGGTGACGCTTTTCGACGAATCCCCGCTATTCGATGACGGGAAAGAGCCGCAGGCGCTGCGAACCATAGGCGAGGTTGCGAAAGCGCTCGCCATTCGTCCGCACGTCCTGCGCTACTGGGAAGAGCAGTTTGCTTCCCTTCAGCCGATCAAGCGCAGCGGAAATCGGCGGTATTATCGTCCGGAAGACGTGGCGCTGATCCGCGACATCGATCGACTCGTCCATCGCGAGGGGTACACTTTGCGCGGTGCCGCCAAGGCGATTGCCGAAAAGTCGCCTTTCGAGGTGAAAGGTAACCCGTCGCTGGCAGTGGTGAAGCCGGAAGGAGTGCCGACGGGCGATTGGTACGGCAGACTTTCCGCGATTCGCGAAGGTCTTGCCGAGGCGCTTGCACGGGCCTGA
- a CDS encoding integration host factor subunit alpha, which translates to MRATDTLTRAEIAEAIHRKLGISRAESLAMVEAILQHMTTALSDGENVKISGFGTFLLRDKGERIGRNPKTGVEVPITPRRVMTFRASQMLKDRIATD; encoded by the coding sequence ATGCGCGCTACGGATACTTTGACCAGGGCCGAGATTGCCGAAGCGATTCATCGCAAGCTGGGCATATCCCGTGCCGAGTCGCTTGCCATGGTGGAAGCGATCCTGCAGCACATGACGACGGCCCTCAGCGATGGCGAGAACGTCAAGATCTCGGGCTTCGGCACTTTCCTGCTGCGCGACAAGGGCGAACGGATCGGCCGCAACCCCAAGACCGGCGTGGAAGTGCCGATCACGCCTCGGCGCGTCATGACCTTTCGTGCCAGCCAGATGCTGAAGGACCGTATCGCCACCGATTGA
- a CDS encoding beta-ketoacyl-ACP synthase III — translation MIRSVLIGTGSALPRNAVSNAELAERVDTSDEWIVERTGISNRHIAEADETTSSLATEAGRKAIEAAGIDAESIDLIVLATATPDQTFPASATIVQSRLGCRAGGIAFDVAAVCSGFLYAVGVADSMLRTGMARRALVIGAETFSRILDWEDRTTCVLFGDGAGAVVLEAQEQVGETPRGILATRLHADGAHNQLLFVDGGPSTTGTVGKLRMKGREVFRHAVVNLAEVLREVIEEAGLSTSDIDWLVPHQANARILDATAKKLSLPPEKVVMTVGQHANTSAASVPLALDVAVRDGRIKQGDLVMLEAMGGGFTWGASLIRI, via the coding sequence ATGATTCGTTCGGTACTGATCGGAACCGGCTCCGCGCTCCCGCGCAATGCCGTCAGCAACGCCGAACTGGCGGAGCGGGTCGATACCAGCGACGAATGGATCGTCGAACGTACCGGCATCTCCAACCGCCACATCGCCGAAGCCGACGAGACGACCTCCAGCCTCGCCACCGAAGCGGGGCGCAAGGCGATCGAGGCTGCGGGCATCGATGCCGAATCGATCGACCTGATCGTGCTGGCGACCGCCACGCCCGACCAGACGTTCCCCGCCAGCGCCACGATCGTCCAGAGCCGGCTCGGTTGCCGTGCCGGTGGAATCGCCTTCGACGTTGCTGCGGTGTGCTCGGGCTTTCTCTATGCCGTCGGCGTTGCCGATTCGATGCTGCGCACCGGCATGGCCAGGCGCGCGCTCGTCATCGGGGCCGAGACTTTCAGCCGCATTCTCGACTGGGAAGACCGCACGACTTGCGTGCTCTTCGGCGATGGCGCGGGCGCCGTCGTGCTGGAGGCACAGGAACAGGTGGGTGAAACTCCCCGGGGAATCCTCGCGACCCGGCTTCACGCCGATGGCGCGCACAACCAGTTGCTCTTCGTCGATGGCGGTCCGTCGACCACGGGGACGGTCGGCAAGCTGCGCATGAAAGGCCGTGAGGTCTTCCGCCACGCCGTCGTCAATCTTGCGGAAGTCCTGCGTGAAGTCATTGAAGAGGCTGGTCTTTCCACCTCTGACATCGACTGGCTGGTGCCGCATCAGGCCAATGCGCGGATCCTCGATGCGACGGCGAAGAAGCTCAGCCTGCCGCCCGAAAAGGTGGTCATGACGGTCGGCCAGCACGCCAATACCTCGGCTGCGTCGGTTCCGCTCGCACTCGACGTGGCAGTGCGCGACGGTCGCATCAAGCAGGGCGATCTGGTCATGCTGGAGGCCATGGGTGGCGGTTTTACGTGGGGTGCGAGCCTAATTCGCATCTGA
- the plsX gene encoding phosphate acyltransferase PlsX, translating to MSLPRIAIDAMGGDEGVRVMIEGAALARRRHDRFKFLLVGDEVRIKAALENHPNLRASSEILHTDGVISGEDKPSQALRRAKGTSMGRAIEAVKLGHAGAAVSGGNTGALMAISKLTLRTMPGIDRPALAALLPTLGDNDVIMLDLGANTECDSRNLVQFAIMGAAYSRVATGRAEPRVRLLNIGTEETKGTEELRDAAAVLKGAAENLAMSFDGFTEADKICRGDVDVVVTDGFTGNVALKAVEGTARFVADLLRRGFSSSLRSKIGFLISKPATDLLKHHLDPNNHNGAVFLGLNGIVVKSHGSANAAGVANAVAVTARLLEENVTERISADLARLGGSTWRMPKGLTGVQEERA from the coding sequence ATGAGTTTGCCGCGTATCGCTATCGATGCGATGGGCGGCGACGAGGGCGTGCGCGTCATGATTGAAGGCGCCGCGCTTGCGCGCCGCCGTCATGACCGTTTCAAGTTCCTGCTCGTCGGTGATGAGGTGCGGATCAAGGCCGCGCTCGAAAATCATCCGAACTTGCGGGCCAGCTCTGAAATCCTGCACACCGATGGCGTGATCAGCGGTGAGGACAAGCCCAGTCAGGCGCTTCGCCGGGCCAAGGGCACGTCCATGGGGCGCGCGATCGAAGCGGTGAAGCTCGGCCATGCCGGGGCTGCCGTCAGCGGCGGCAATACCGGCGCGCTGATGGCGATCTCCAAGCTGACCTTGCGCACGATGCCCGGCATCGATCGTCCTGCACTGGCGGCCCTGCTGCCGACGCTGGGCGACAACGACGTCATCATGCTCGACCTCGGTGCCAATACCGAGTGCGACAGCCGCAACCTGGTCCAGTTCGCGATCATGGGCGCGGCCTATTCGCGCGTGGCCACTGGCCGCGCCGAACCGCGTGTGCGTCTGCTCAACATCGGCACCGAAGAAACCAAGGGCACCGAGGAACTGCGCGATGCAGCCGCTGTGCTCAAGGGCGCGGCCGAAAACCTTGCGATGTCCTTCGACGGCTTCACCGAGGCGGACAAGATCTGCCGCGGCGACGTCGATGTGGTCGTGACCGACGGTTTTACCGGCAACGTCGCCCTAAAAGCGGTGGAAGGCACGGCCCGCTTCGTCGCGGACCTGCTGCGCCGCGGCTTCAGCAGTTCGCTGCGCTCCAAGATCGGGTTCCTGATCTCGAAGCCGGCGACCGACCTGCTCAAGCACCACCTCGATCCCAACAATCACAATGGCGCGGTCTTCCTTGGCCTCAACGGCATTGTCGTGAAGAGCCACGGCAGCGCCAATGCTGCAGGCGTGGCCAATGCCGTGGCGGTCACCGCCCGACTCCTGGAGGAAAACGTGACCGAGCGTATCTCTGCCGACCTGGCCCGTCTGGGAGGGTCGACCTGGCGCATGCCTAAGGGGCTGACCGGCGTACAGGAAGAGCGCGCCTGA
- the rpmF gene encoding 50S ribosomal protein L32 yields the protein MAVPKRKTSPSRRGMRRSHDALKVEAFHECGNCGELKRPHNLCNSCGHYNGREIVAVEV from the coding sequence ATGGCTGTCCCTAAAAGAAAGACTTCGCCCTCCCGCCGGGGCATGCGCCGCAGCCATGACGCGCTGAAGGTTGAAGCATTCCACGAATGCGGCAACTGCGGCGAACTGAAGCGCCCGCACAACCTGTGCAATTCTTGCGGCCACTACAACGGTCGTGAAATCGTCGCGGTCGAAGTCTAA
- a CDS encoding MAPEG family protein, whose amino-acid sequence MILQTTLSMSAAAAVVAFWLAVRTGKARMAAKVWHGDGENPVLLRRMRAQANYGESAPFVLMLVAAIELSGKAGQWLAIVGALYLLARIAHGIGMDKAEKSPLRAAGFIVSVLTLLGLALMAVLIATGRF is encoded by the coding sequence ATGATTCTGCAGACCACCCTCAGCATGTCCGCCGCAGCAGCCGTCGTCGCCTTCTGGCTGGCGGTGCGTACCGGCAAGGCGCGCATGGCGGCGAAGGTGTGGCACGGAGACGGCGAGAATCCCGTGCTTCTGCGCCGAATGCGCGCCCAGGCCAACTACGGCGAGAGCGCGCCGTTCGTGCTGATGCTGGTCGCCGCTATCGAGCTTTCCGGCAAGGCCGGGCAATGGCTTGCGATCGTCGGCGCACTCTATCTGCTGGCGCGCATCGCCCACGGGATCGGGATGGACAAGGCTGAGAAATCTCCCCTGCGCGCGGCCGGCTTCATCGTCTCGGTGCTGACGTTGCTGGGACTCGCACTGATGGCCGTGCTGATCGCGACGGGGCGATTCTAG